Proteins encoded together in one Impatiens glandulifera chromosome 1, dImpGla2.1, whole genome shotgun sequence window:
- the LOC124918693 gene encoding uncharacterized protein LOC124918693 encodes MLGSIDCMHWRWKNCPTAWKGMFTGHCHEPTIILEAVASYDLWIWDAFFGPPGSHNDINVLERSHVFSEITSGEGYPVDYSINGHNYNMGYYLADGIYPPWATFVKSIHLPMNRKTKHFTAAQESARKDVERAFGVLQARFAIVRGPARYFDRDTLNKIMMACIIMHNMIVEDERELHP; translated from the coding sequence ATGTTGGGCAGCATCGATTGTATGCATTGGAGGTGGAAAAATTGTCCAACCGCATGGAAAGGTATGTTCACTGGTCATTGTCACGAACCTACAATTATATTGGAAGCAGTGGCATCGTATGATTTGTGGATTTGGGATGCATTCTTTGGGCCACCAGGGTCACATAATGATATTAATGTCCTAGAACGATCTCATGTATTTTCTGAAATAACAAGTGGTGAGGGTTATCCCGTTGACTACTCTATCAATGGTCACAACTACAATATGGGGTATTATCTAGCTGATGGTATATATCCCCCATGGGCAACATTTGTCAAATCAATTCATTTACCTATGAATCGAAAGACCAAACATTTTACTGCTGCTCAAGAATCTGCAAGAAAAGACGTTGAACGCGCATTTGGTGTGCTCCAGGCTAGATTTGCAATTGTCCGTGGTCCAGCACGATATTTTGATCGTGACACACTTAATAAGATAATGATGGCATGTATTATTATGCATAATATGATCGTGGAGGACGAACGTGAACTTCATCCATAA
- the LOC124918705 gene encoding uncharacterized protein LOC124918705, giving the protein MNSDESFLNEFLNGSDDDDTIEILALRRARKKQNEQSASSRKSRSYIDRATLEGHNRLFKDYFAMIPVYSSQMFRRRFRMSRELFMRIHSRVEAHEPYFQQKRNSVGKLGLSSLQKNTVALRILCYGVAADFMDEYIRIGETTTIKSLRYFVQSIIDIFGPVYLRKPNSKDIARLLQIGKVRGC; this is encoded by the coding sequence ATGAATAGTGACGAGAGTTTTCTAAATGAATTTTTGAATGGAAGCGATGATGACGATACAATTGAAATTTTAGCCTTGAGACGTGCAAGAAAAAAGCAAAACGAACAAAGTGCAAGCTCAAGGAAATCACGGAGCTATATTGACCGGGCCACTCTAGAAGGGCATAACCGCTTATTCAAAGATTATTTTGCAATGATACCAGTTTATTCATCTCAAATGTTTCGTAGGAGATTTCGAATGAGTCGTGAGCTATTTATGAGGATTCACTCGAGAGTGGAAGCACATGAGCCTTACTTTCAACAAAAAAGAAATTCTGTTGGCAAATTAGGTTTATCATCACTTCAGAAAAACACTGTAGCACTACGAATTTTGTGTTATGGGGTAGCAGCTGATTTCATGGATGAATATATACGAATTGGAGAAACCACAACTATAAAAAGTCTAAGGTATTTTGTTCAATCAATCATTGATATTTTTGGTCCTGTGTATCTACGAAAACCAAACTCAAAGGATATTGCAAGATTACTTCAAATTGGCAAAGTTCGTggttgttag